In Pseudobdellovibrionaceae bacterium, the following proteins share a genomic window:
- a CDS encoding bifunctional (p)ppGpp synthetase/guanosine-3',5'-bis(diphosphate) 3'-pyrophosphohydrolase, producing the protein MSDTSPLEVIAESNPRSLDDLLVKIREYYPDDDLTLIEQAYEFSEKAHSGQIRRSGEPYISHPLGVATILAELKLDLATIATGLLHDTVEDTPVTLEDIEDKFGKVIAHLVDGVTKISRMKFRNTHEKQGENIRKMIVAMGRDVRVVLVKLADRLHNMRTLNHMPYEKQARIANETLDIYAPLASRLGISTLKVELEDLSFRYAHPDSFYTLVQKVAKKKREREKYIDEVKKLLSGELSGRTKIKFEVTGRPKHLYSIFRKMQVRAIDYEQVYDVLAFRVCVNSTAECYEVLGLVHSLWKPIPGRFKDFIAMPKANNYQSLHTTVIGPGGERIEIQIRTFEMNLVAERGIAAHWKYKEISRGDADDDSDDAVEKFNWLRELVNMHQSTHNPDEFLENVKTDLFDAEIYVFTPKGDVKELPEGATPIDFAYSVHTDVGHKVVAARVNGRLVPLKYKLKNGDSVEVITSKNQTPSKDWLKFCVTTRAKSKIRAHVKAEQRKRAAEIGHQLLEKTFRKKGVNYTKYMQGTEFDKLCKDNGCNAIDDLLIRVGYGKLMPQHVLDRLIPEEKEAPVSPTEEESSFLARAFKSAVNKRKKSSSPIRVDGMEDLLVRFGRCCTPIPGDPIMGFITRGRGITIHRADCAKAFEMDQARRIDVEWNSEKGQDEGRLVRVRVVSHDVPGLLKSMTEVFSVAGINIHNAQARTTKDRKAICIFDVSVRNTNQLSDVMSNLMKINGIIGVTRITHS; encoded by the coding sequence ATGAGTGACACTTCACCACTGGAAGTCATAGCTGAATCAAATCCGCGGAGTCTGGACGACCTGCTGGTCAAAATCCGTGAGTACTATCCGGATGATGATCTCACATTGATCGAACAGGCCTACGAGTTTTCTGAGAAAGCCCACTCGGGGCAAATCCGTCGCAGTGGAGAGCCTTATATCTCCCACCCCTTAGGGGTGGCCACCATCCTAGCCGAGTTGAAATTAGATCTTGCCACCATTGCCACCGGTCTTCTGCACGACACGGTGGAAGACACGCCGGTCACCTTAGAGGACATTGAGGACAAGTTTGGCAAGGTGATCGCACACCTGGTGGATGGCGTGACCAAGATTTCGCGTATGAAGTTCCGCAACACCCATGAAAAGCAGGGAGAGAACATCCGCAAGATGATTGTGGCCATGGGTCGCGATGTGCGAGTGGTACTGGTCAAGCTGGCGGACCGCCTGCACAACATGAGAACCCTCAACCACATGCCCTACGAAAAACAGGCCCGCATTGCCAACGAAACCTTGGATATTTATGCTCCCCTGGCTAGCCGCTTGGGTATTAGCACTCTCAAAGTGGAGCTGGAAGATCTGAGCTTTCGTTACGCCCACCCAGATTCCTTCTACACTCTGGTGCAAAAAGTGGCCAAGAAAAAGCGAGAAAGGGAGAAGTACATCGACGAGGTCAAAAAGCTCTTGTCGGGAGAACTCTCCGGGCGCACCAAGATTAAATTCGAAGTCACCGGTCGGCCGAAGCATCTTTACTCCATTTTTCGTAAGATGCAGGTTCGCGCTATTGACTACGAGCAGGTCTACGACGTTCTTGCCTTCCGCGTGTGTGTGAATTCCACAGCGGAGTGCTACGAGGTTTTAGGTCTTGTCCATTCCCTGTGGAAGCCCATCCCCGGGCGCTTTAAAGACTTCATCGCTATGCCCAAGGCCAATAACTACCAGAGTCTGCACACCACCGTGATTGGTCCAGGCGGGGAGCGCATTGAAATCCAGATTCGCACCTTTGAGATGAATCTTGTGGCTGAGCGAGGTATTGCCGCCCACTGGAAATACAAAGAGATCTCTCGTGGGGATGCCGACGACGATAGTGACGATGCCGTTGAGAAGTTCAATTGGCTACGCGAATTGGTTAATATGCATCAGTCGACCCACAATCCGGACGAGTTTCTGGAGAATGTGAAGACCGATCTGTTCGATGCAGAGATTTACGTCTTCACTCCCAAAGGAGATGTGAAAGAGCTTCCTGAGGGAGCCACTCCCATTGATTTTGCCTACAGTGTCCACACCGATGTCGGGCACAAGGTGGTGGCCGCCAGAGTGAATGGCCGTTTGGTGCCTTTAAAGTACAAGCTCAAAAACGGCGACTCGGTTGAAGTGATCACCAGTAAGAACCAAACGCCTTCAAAGGACTGGCTCAAGTTTTGTGTCACCACCAGAGCGAAATCCAAAATTCGCGCCCATGTGAAGGCCGAGCAGCGTAAGCGGGCCGCCGAGATTGGCCACCAGCTTTTGGAAAAGACCTTTCGGAAGAAGGGGGTCAATTACACCAAGTACATGCAAGGCACTGAGTTTGATAAGCTCTGTAAAGACAATGGCTGCAACGCCATTGATGATTTGTTGATTCGCGTGGGTTACGGAAAACTCATGCCCCAGCATGTTCTGGATCGCCTCATTCCTGAAGAAAAAGAAGCCCCGGTTTCTCCGACGGAAGAGGAATCCTCGTTTTTGGCTCGGGCCTTCAAATCGGCCGTCAACAAACGCAAAAAAAGTTCTTCACCCATTCGCGTGGATGGGATGGAAGATCTCCTCGTTCGCTTTGGCCGCTGTTGCACGCCCATTCCGGGGGATCCCATCATGGGCTTTATTACCCGTGGACGGGGGATTACCATTCATCGAGCCGATTGTGCCAAGGCCTTCGAAATGGATCAGGCCCGCCGGATTGATGTGGAATGGAACAGTGAGAAAGGGCAAGACGAAGGCCGCCTGGTGCGCGTCCGCGTGGTCAGCCACGATGTTCCAGGATTGCTCAAATCTATGACTGAAGTCTTCTCAGTCGCCGGTATTAACATTCACAATGCCCAGGCGCGAACCACCAAGGACCGCAAAGCCATTTGTATCTTTGACGTCAGTGTTCGCAACACCAATCAACTCAGCGACGTCATGAGCAATCTCATGAAAATCAATGGCATTATTGGGGTGACGAGGATTACCCATTCTTAG
- a CDS encoding four helix bundle protein, protein MNQKKCVYRFRSLDLAVEFCQMVKRLKLPIHLRDQMLRASSSVALNLAEGSGKPSPKDKRRFYSIALGSLRECQAILQIEEIDDLELLDLADHPGASIYKLTFAT, encoded by the coding sequence ATGAATCAGAAAAAATGCGTATACAGATTTAGATCATTGGATTTGGCAGTGGAATTTTGTCAGATGGTGAAACGTTTGAAGCTGCCGATTCATTTGCGGGATCAGATGCTCCGGGCATCCTCCTCGGTGGCACTAAATCTCGCAGAGGGGAGTGGTAAGCCAAGTCCAAAAGACAAGAGGCGATTTTACTCAATTGCTCTTGGCTCTCTTCGTGAATGCCAGGCGATTTTACAAATTGAGGAAATCGATGACCTTGAACTTCTTGATCTCGCCGATCACCCGGGAGCCTCAATCTACAAGCTCACCTTTGCCACCTAG
- a CDS encoding septal ring lytic transglycosylase RlpA family protein — protein MGTHGTDMTKKVYNRSKGQLKRFSCIVSATVVALYVSSCQTVETRPGPTQGLTVHSQGVASYYGKRFHGHKTASGEKFDMNQMTAAHPNLPFGSVVLVQSVATGKTVQVRINDRGPFIKNRIIDLSYQAAKALGFIHKGMEKVKIFVLQKP, from the coding sequence ATGGGGACTCATGGAACTGACATGACCAAGAAGGTCTACAACAGAAGCAAGGGCCAACTGAAGAGGTTCAGTTGCATAGTCTCGGCGACAGTGGTGGCGCTTTACGTGAGTTCCTGTCAGACGGTGGAAACCCGTCCGGGCCCCACTCAAGGGTTAACGGTTCACTCGCAAGGTGTGGCCTCATACTACGGCAAGCGTTTTCACGGGCATAAGACCGCCAGTGGTGAAAAGTTTGATATGAATCAAATGACAGCTGCCCACCCCAATTTGCCCTTTGGCAGTGTGGTGTTGGTGCAGAGTGTGGCGACCGGAAAAACGGTTCAAGTGCGCATCAATGACCGTGGCCCCTTTATTAAGAACCGGATTATTGATTTGTCCTACCAGGCGGCCAAAGCCCTGGGTTTTATTCACAAGGGAATGGAAAAGGTGAAGATCTTTGTCCTGCAAAAGCCTTAA
- a CDS encoding ATP-dependent Clp protease proteolytic subunit, which translates to MRIPLLLIVALFCSLPGLEAPAAEIIMQGKTLLIDGDLVEQDVQSVVDQFRFQPLSPGDTLHVYLNSPGGLTAVGYNIYHFLRWLNGKGVTIKTEVPSGYLCASACVMVFNAGDERIAGAASTFVLHAPWFSKGTVNPDKEGANKVYYETLRQADQQFYELTVKNRWIEEGETSFQGLELAHMAPNYIKIQDEASTIALAQPQGTSVSPGN; encoded by the coding sequence GTGAGGATCCCCCTTCTTCTCATTGTTGCATTGTTCTGTTCCCTTCCTGGGCTGGAGGCCCCGGCAGCTGAAATCATCATGCAAGGTAAAACCTTGCTGATTGATGGGGACCTGGTTGAGCAAGATGTCCAGAGCGTGGTGGACCAGTTTAGATTTCAGCCATTGAGTCCCGGCGATACCCTTCATGTATATCTCAATTCTCCTGGTGGCCTCACAGCTGTGGGTTACAACATTTATCACTTCTTGCGTTGGCTCAACGGCAAGGGAGTGACAATCAAAACCGAGGTGCCTTCGGGTTATCTCTGCGCTTCCGCCTGTGTGATGGTTTTTAATGCCGGCGATGAGCGGATTGCAGGTGCGGCCTCCACCTTTGTTCTTCATGCTCCTTGGTTTTCGAAAGGCACGGTCAATCCCGATAAAGAGGGTGCTAACAAGGTCTACTACGAAACCTTAAGACAGGCCGATCAGCAGTTTTACGAACTCACGGTCAAGAACCGGTGGATTGAAGAAGGGGAGACCAGCTTTCAAGGATTGGAACTGGCTCATATGGCTCCCAATTACATAAAAATCCAGGACGAAGCATCGACGATTGCCCTGGCTCAACCTCAGGGTACATCTGTTAGCCCTGGCAACTGA
- a CDS encoding single-stranded DNA-binding protein — MSGVNKVILVGRLGADPEVKTISSGNTVAQLSVATSENWKDRDGQRQERTEWHRVVVWGKQAELCGKYLSKGRQVYLEGRLQTRSWEDQQGQKRYTTEIVANTIQFLGGGAEASSRGSQDFDSQDFGPEPKFDADEEIPF; from the coding sequence ATGTCTGGAGTCAATAAGGTTATTCTCGTGGGTCGTTTAGGAGCTGATCCGGAAGTTAAAACAATTTCATCTGGAAACACCGTTGCTCAATTGAGTGTCGCCACCAGTGAAAACTGGAAAGATCGTGATGGCCAACGCCAGGAGCGCACCGAGTGGCACCGTGTGGTGGTATGGGGAAAACAAGCTGAACTCTGTGGCAAGTACCTGAGCAAAGGCCGCCAGGTTTACCTTGAAGGCCGACTGCAAACCCGTTCTTGGGAAGATCAGCAGGGACAAAAACGTTACACCACTGAGATTGTTGCCAATACCATTCAGTTCTTGGGTGGCGGAGCTGAAGCCTCTTCGCGCGGTTCTCAAGACTTTGACTCTCAGGATTTTGGTCCAGAGCCCAAGTTTGATGCTGATGAGGAAATTCCTTTCTAA
- a CDS encoding radical SAM protein, whose translation MAGISVLVSSPGIFTHRTYLPYTWARLKTYFEVDHKACPVIKSQLNWLPPLFQTRTVEDHLAQYDLASIDVLGISQYSPNWEINIALAKKIKEANPNCVVISGGPNNKWDFPQFFADHPEIDGVVLGEGEWVFASILEALVKGNDWRETPGVASQKIHNPPRAPYLELESLTSPWTHHHAYFTDLVAKLKGEGQAAHAVWETNRGCPYKCTFCDWGSVTGTKVRMFDLQMLENELRTFAEVGIEVITISDANFGAFKRDIDLIKKVISLKSEIGWKPNIVFTGSKNPKSSANLALRILYENQLTTHFQVGFQHTDDSVLDAVSRSDIPPTKQLEYLQEAFKVGAPIVGVLICGNPGDTPERWMRSFDDLLEWGFHDNIRVHDFLLLPNSPAAQKDYAQKWKIKTLRRRVTENYTFGLPDNLKSHGDIVAGSYSYNLDDFAQMQLISATLLGLHLWGPLKLISIYLRYNQDVRFKDFYSAWVDDQTNGAVWSNIRQRVAQAVKEFVSSEAKEKFIEEYGMRMSWDDYILITILQNKENFYRETLDFLLTHYARTAEQKRLLTDLVHYQKELLISHDYNPEEGKQFHTNYDWHQLFQEFFAINPLARTSMATPRQIHCDIEIRQTHTGLYQEIQIPGNGDIRKYKGWIMNSGTYFRHRMTLFESLNVTRESLPSISAS comes from the coding sequence ATGGCCGGCATTTCGGTTCTGGTATCAAGCCCGGGAATTTTCACCCATCGCACCTACTTGCCTTACACCTGGGCACGGCTGAAAACCTACTTTGAAGTGGACCATAAGGCTTGTCCGGTCATCAAGTCACAACTGAATTGGCTGCCACCGCTGTTTCAAACGCGCACCGTGGAAGACCATCTTGCCCAATACGACCTTGCCTCCATTGATGTCCTTGGCATCAGCCAGTATTCGCCAAATTGGGAAATCAATATTGCCTTGGCAAAAAAGATCAAAGAGGCCAATCCCAACTGCGTGGTGATTTCCGGCGGCCCCAACAATAAGTGGGACTTCCCTCAGTTTTTCGCCGACCACCCCGAGATTGATGGGGTCGTCTTGGGTGAGGGCGAGTGGGTTTTCGCTAGTATTCTCGAAGCTCTGGTCAAGGGCAATGACTGGCGCGAAACCCCTGGCGTCGCCAGCCAAAAAATTCACAACCCGCCACGAGCACCTTACTTGGAGCTGGAATCACTCACCAGCCCCTGGACCCATCACCACGCTTACTTCACGGACCTGGTTGCGAAGCTCAAAGGCGAGGGACAGGCGGCACATGCTGTGTGGGAGACCAATCGAGGGTGTCCCTACAAGTGTACCTTTTGCGACTGGGGAAGTGTCACGGGAACTAAAGTCAGGATGTTTGACCTGCAAATGCTGGAGAATGAGTTGCGGACATTTGCTGAGGTGGGAATCGAAGTGATCACCATCTCCGACGCAAACTTTGGCGCTTTTAAGCGTGATATTGATTTGATCAAAAAAGTGATCTCACTCAAATCGGAGATTGGCTGGAAACCCAACATTGTCTTTACTGGCTCGAAGAATCCAAAGTCATCGGCCAATCTGGCCTTACGGATATTGTACGAAAACCAACTGACCACTCACTTCCAGGTGGGTTTTCAACACACTGACGACAGCGTTTTGGATGCCGTTAGCCGCTCGGACATACCGCCGACGAAGCAATTGGAATATCTCCAGGAGGCTTTTAAAGTTGGCGCCCCGATCGTTGGAGTTCTGATCTGCGGCAACCCGGGCGATACGCCGGAAAGGTGGATGCGCTCCTTTGATGATCTACTGGAGTGGGGGTTTCACGATAATATTCGTGTTCATGACTTTCTCCTGCTGCCAAATAGTCCCGCCGCCCAAAAGGATTACGCCCAGAAGTGGAAGATTAAAACTCTGCGCCGTCGGGTCACGGAGAATTACACCTTTGGCTTGCCCGACAATCTGAAGAGTCACGGCGATATTGTGGCTGGCTCTTATTCTTATAACCTGGATGATTTTGCCCAAATGCAGCTGATATCAGCAACTCTATTGGGCCTTCACCTTTGGGGCCCCCTCAAGTTGATATCGATTTACTTGCGTTACAATCAAGACGTCCGCTTCAAGGATTTCTACTCCGCCTGGGTGGATGATCAAACCAACGGAGCGGTATGGTCGAATATCCGGCAGCGGGTTGCCCAGGCCGTCAAGGAATTCGTCTCTAGCGAAGCAAAGGAGAAATTCATTGAGGAATACGGAATGAGAATGTCCTGGGATGATTACATTCTCATCACCATCTTGCAGAACAAGGAGAATTTTTATCGAGAAACACTGGACTTCCTTCTCACTCACTATGCCAGAACTGCTGAGCAGAAACGCCTCTTGACGGACTTGGTTCACTACCAAAAAGAGCTGCTTATTTCTCATGATTACAATCCTGAGGAGGGCAAACAGTTCCACACCAACTATGATTGGCACCAGTTGTTTCAGGAGTTCTTCGCCATAAACCCACTGGCTCGGACCTCCATGGCGACTCCCCGGCAGATTCACTGTGACATTGAAATCCGTCAGACTCACACGGGCCTCTACCAGGAAATCCAAATCCCTGGGAACGGTGATATACGCAAATACAAGGGCTGGATCATGAACTCAGGTACCTACTTTCGCCACCGCATGACCCTGTTTGAATCCCTCAACGTGACACGGGAAAGCCTCCCCTCCATCTCCGCCTCTTGA
- the gspN gene encoding type II secretion system protein GspN: protein MPAVTMIANFLRDVVKYHKKKILVALLSLLFFSVVLFPYDDLADVITVQVAKLSNNQVFLQFEHLGLDVIPAPGLNLEQVEVSTPSLPPLKADELTLSPSIAGLLTFKPGFVARAKGFLEGDITLNFKSGDKIEEGVYRQDIDLSVGSLELSALKDLIELPVTLKGKANLQTSLVVDPTYRDQPDGELELSTGKISLPPSTVPTYYGPLSLPAFHWSQVKLKGRLSAGKLYIEMAEIGDAKDSFNGQVKGSISMSMAPGPGGMTPKFGAYELKLKLNVDKTAQDSLSLFLGILDGYKKQTLKGASYEVKISGTQFGVNPSISPLTTF, encoded by the coding sequence ATGCCAGCAGTGACCATGATAGCCAATTTTCTGCGCGATGTGGTCAAGTATCACAAAAAGAAAATCCTTGTCGCTCTCCTCAGCCTCTTGTTTTTTTCTGTCGTCCTGTTCCCCTATGATGACTTAGCGGATGTGATCACTGTCCAGGTGGCCAAACTTTCTAATAACCAGGTTTTTCTGCAGTTTGAACACCTTGGTCTGGACGTCATTCCCGCTCCTGGATTGAATTTGGAGCAAGTTGAGGTTTCCACCCCCTCCCTGCCCCCTCTCAAGGCCGATGAGCTCACACTGTCGCCCAGTATCGCAGGGCTTCTCACCTTTAAGCCAGGCTTTGTGGCTCGGGCGAAGGGCTTCCTTGAGGGCGATATCACCCTCAACTTCAAAAGTGGGGATAAGATTGAAGAGGGGGTTTACCGTCAGGATATTGATCTAAGTGTGGGCAGTTTGGAACTCAGCGCCCTAAAGGATTTGATTGAGCTTCCCGTAACACTTAAGGGAAAGGCCAACCTTCAGACCTCTCTGGTGGTTGATCCCACCTATCGGGATCAACCCGACGGTGAACTGGAACTCTCGACAGGAAAGATCAGCCTTCCCCCTTCCACTGTGCCCACCTACTATGGCCCACTCAGTTTACCCGCCTTTCATTGGTCGCAGGTAAAACTGAAGGGCCGTCTCTCAGCCGGGAAACTTTATATCGAAATGGCTGAGATCGGTGATGCCAAGGATTCCTTTAATGGACAGGTCAAGGGCTCCATCTCTATGAGTATGGCTCCTGGTCCCGGCGGCATGACACCCAAGTTTGGGGCCTATGAACTAAAACTCAAGTTGAATGTGGACAAGACTGCCCAAGACAGTCTGTCGTTGTTTTTGGGAATTCTCGACGGCTACAAAAAGCAAACTCTTAAAGGGGCCAGCTACGAAGTGAAGATTTCGGGTACTCAGTTTGGCGTGAACCCCTCCATTTCGCCGCTCACCACCTTCTAA
- the pilM gene encoding pilus assembly protein PilM, whose protein sequence is MRSVGIDIGHFSIKLAEVEASNRSFTLTRLEEFPLSTDPTKDHEIEILDFLRQLSSQYDSSSTSFVFGLPQEHTVVRNLEFPFRERHKILKSIPFELEDDIPFSGDNAVFDAKITRYRGPGAEVLACTSPTERVRRVLQVARDGGIEPAIISVEGLAFANLFEEWTEPPREGPPLSLDEETSPATPGTPLSAKVVLNIGHRSTLMIVWCEDRLLTARTLDWGGMDVAQALAGKYSLHIVEALKELRKKGFLLTSNEGATRDQVTFSDTIKSVVDDFAHELHLAILETESDHQIHIDKALMTGGTCQIQNLGPYLTQKLEIPFNRLKQIPAHSALNFETGGAGEVTKAVAISLAIEGLKRPRNPAINMLRGELAKQSQTFKRLVEKWGHTMVVGGTAFLLLLVWSIMRDSFSSDMASQAYEQMKIQAKNVTGGDLKGPRANPRNIRKFIRDQENEAKNRKLAEKVQTITSALDVFKSLTETTPSKKKLVVDVQKLIVDNDKVEVQGLIARGPDIDVLANAWKSLSTDGKVEKFRPGFASKDGKTPFGLRLKVNRLKGK, encoded by the coding sequence ATGAGAAGCGTGGGCATCGATATCGGCCACTTCAGCATTAAGTTGGCTGAGGTTGAAGCGTCGAACCGATCATTCACACTCACTCGCCTTGAGGAGTTCCCCCTAAGCACCGATCCCACTAAAGACCATGAGATTGAAATTCTCGATTTCCTCCGCCAACTGTCCAGTCAGTATGACTCCAGCAGCACCTCTTTTGTTTTTGGTCTCCCCCAGGAACACACAGTGGTCCGCAACCTGGAGTTCCCTTTTCGTGAACGTCATAAAATTTTGAAAAGCATTCCCTTTGAGTTGGAAGATGACATTCCCTTCTCCGGAGATAATGCGGTCTTTGATGCCAAGATCACCCGCTACCGGGGACCTGGGGCTGAAGTGTTGGCCTGCACCAGTCCGACGGAGAGAGTTCGACGGGTTCTCCAGGTGGCTCGCGACGGGGGAATTGAGCCGGCCATTATCTCAGTTGAGGGATTGGCCTTCGCCAATTTATTTGAGGAGTGGACCGAGCCGCCTCGCGAAGGCCCCCCGCTGTCTTTGGACGAGGAAACCTCCCCGGCAACTCCTGGCACTCCCCTGTCAGCAAAGGTCGTCCTGAACATTGGCCACCGCTCAACTCTCATGATCGTGTGGTGCGAAGACCGGCTGTTGACGGCGCGAACCCTCGACTGGGGCGGTATGGACGTGGCCCAGGCCCTGGCCGGAAAATACAGTTTGCATATTGTGGAGGCTCTGAAGGAGCTGCGCAAAAAGGGATTTCTCCTGACCAGCAACGAGGGAGCCACCCGAGATCAAGTGACTTTTTCGGACACCATTAAGAGTGTTGTCGACGACTTTGCCCACGAGCTTCATCTGGCAATTCTGGAAACCGAATCGGATCATCAGATTCACATTGATAAGGCCCTGATGACGGGGGGCACCTGCCAGATCCAAAACCTGGGCCCTTATTTGACACAAAAGCTGGAGATACCTTTTAACCGCCTCAAACAGATTCCCGCCCATTCGGCTCTCAATTTTGAAACCGGTGGCGCAGGTGAGGTGACAAAAGCGGTAGCCATTTCCTTGGCTATTGAAGGCCTTAAGCGCCCGAGAAACCCGGCTATCAATATGCTACGCGGGGAACTCGCCAAACAAAGTCAGACGTTTAAGCGGTTAGTTGAAAAGTGGGGCCACACCATGGTCGTTGGGGGTACTGCCTTTTTGCTGCTTCTTGTTTGGTCCATCATGCGCGATTCATTTTCTTCAGACATGGCCAGCCAGGCCTATGAGCAAATGAAGATTCAGGCTAAAAATGTGACCGGCGGAGATTTAAAAGGGCCCCGGGCCAATCCGCGCAATATCCGCAAGTTCATTCGCGACCAGGAGAACGAGGCCAAGAACCGCAAGCTGGCCGAGAAGGTTCAGACCATCACCTCGGCCCTGGATGTGTTCAAGAGCCTCACCGAGACCACACCTTCAAAAAAGAAACTGGTCGTCGACGTGCAAAAGCTCATCGTTGATAACGACAAGGTCGAGGTACAGGGCTTGATTGCCCGCGGACCCGATATCGATGTCCTCGCCAATGCATGGAAATCCCTGTCGACCGACGGCAAGGTGGAGAAGTTTCGCCCTGGCTTTGCCAGCAAAGATGGTAAGACTCCATTTGGGCTGCGCCTGAAAGTCAATCGCCTGAAAGGAAAGTGA
- a CDS encoding general secretion pathway protein GspK, giving the protein MMMALFVMMILTFLATEVAFRTGIENNIAVQGISRLRAYYAAKAGLELSLFRILLYKKAMASFGEQLGENKSMLDPIWQFPFVWPPVLPDEISGVDKSQIQAAVKESKMDASYAVTIESEGGKIDINDLGSDSEALVKATKDQILQIFQVEVENNEQFAEKYGTFNFEDLVHHMIDWVDENSESLVGGDERNYYQDVRSEFIPPNAPFKTLNELHMVAEMTDDLYQVLARQVTVYGSKGVNVNYSDKHVLKSLDVQMTDEVVTKVIERRSSPQEGGPFRNYDDFLDFLGTQGVRTDSFNPAGIPLVFDAELNFRIKSVGSYGRVTREIEVVTYDFDNIKERYIDILTKAEEEKKGEGGGDPGTANKGDGKSDDKGKTTPTAKKLNAPKGRPTVVYWYEN; this is encoded by the coding sequence ATGATGATGGCTCTCTTTGTGATGATGATCCTCACCTTTTTGGCGACCGAGGTGGCCTTTCGCACGGGTATTGAAAACAACATTGCTGTGCAGGGGATCTCGCGTCTGCGCGCCTACTATGCAGCCAAGGCCGGACTGGAATTGAGCCTGTTTCGCATTTTGCTCTACAAAAAGGCCATGGCCTCGTTTGGTGAGCAACTTGGGGAGAACAAGTCCATGCTTGATCCGATTTGGCAGTTTCCCTTTGTCTGGCCTCCAGTTTTACCGGATGAAATATCAGGCGTGGATAAGAGTCAAATCCAGGCGGCAGTAAAGGAATCCAAGATGGACGCCTCCTACGCCGTGACCATTGAATCCGAGGGGGGAAAGATCGACATCAATGATCTGGGCTCCGATTCGGAAGCTCTGGTGAAAGCGACAAAGGATCAGATTCTTCAGATCTTCCAGGTTGAAGTAGAAAACAACGAGCAGTTTGCTGAGAAATACGGCACTTTCAATTTTGAGGACCTGGTCCACCACATGATCGATTGGGTCGACGAAAACAGCGAGAGCCTGGTCGGTGGGGATGAACGGAACTACTACCAGGATGTGCGCAGCGAATTCATTCCGCCCAATGCCCCATTTAAGACTCTAAATGAGCTTCACATGGTGGCCGAGATGACAGATGACCTCTATCAGGTACTGGCCCGCCAGGTGACGGTTTACGGCTCCAAGGGCGTAAATGTGAACTACTCGGATAAACATGTGCTCAAGAGTCTGGATGTGCAAATGACGGATGAAGTGGTCACCAAAGTGATCGAGAGGCGCAGCTCCCCTCAGGAAGGGGGGCCCTTCCGCAACTACGATGACTTTCTTGATTTCCTCGGCACTCAGGGGGTACGCACTGACTCCTTTAATCCCGCCGGCATTCCTCTGGTCTTTGATGCAGAGCTTAACTTTCGCATCAAGAGTGTGGGCAGCTACGGTAGGGTGACCCGTGAGATCGAAGTGGTCACCTATGACTTCGATAACATCAAGGAGAGATACATCGACATCTTGACCAAAGCCGAGGAAGAGAAAAAAGGTGAAGGTGGTGGCGACCCGGGCACCGCTAACAAGGGCGATGGCAAGTCCGATGATAAGGGAAAAACCACCCCTACAGCTAAGAAATTAAATGCCCCAAAAGGCCGCCCTACAGTAGTATATTGGTACGAGAACTGA